A region of Paenibacillus thiaminolyticus DNA encodes the following proteins:
- a CDS encoding bis-aminopropyl spermidine synthase family protein, with translation MNKEALDSIYSQVSIKDGKKAIENILLDIYFKPGISTKEIARKTLLPLPIVAAIKKEFIKAGLIEQSRGVNCTPRGMRFVEHAMGYGQLNRTLYQRLKQGQWHLDDLHDMMSKLEGVFENRPQVDVTIDQSRCTLETSMKRAVLALQHEVLIGRDIVCLGDDDLVSVSLAFLLKQLFRDNPHKSNTRIHVFEIDKRIISYVNYVAESENLPIVCYETDFREQLPSEFLHRFDCVFTDPPYTLQGLSLFVSRGIQLLKPEIGLPIFLSFAHKSPDFALEMQREFSRMGLLVTSVLPRFNQYLGAEIIGNTSQMIVLQSTEETKESIARDYRDALYTGEVRRTIRAYECKRCSLVTEVGFQMQWQTIEQLKKKGCPSCHHDSFELIQKKNA, from the coding sequence ATGAATAAAGAAGCGCTCGATTCAATTTATTCCCAAGTGTCCATTAAGGATGGAAAAAAAGCGATTGAGAACATTCTTCTGGATATTTACTTCAAGCCGGGCATCTCTACCAAGGAGATCGCGCGCAAGACGCTGCTGCCGCTCCCGATTGTGGCGGCTATCAAGAAAGAGTTCATCAAGGCGGGACTGATCGAACAAAGCCGGGGAGTCAACTGCACTCCGAGAGGGATGCGGTTCGTTGAGCATGCGATGGGTTACGGGCAGCTGAACCGGACCTTGTATCAGCGATTGAAGCAGGGGCAATGGCATCTGGACGATCTGCATGACATGATGTCGAAGCTGGAAGGCGTCTTTGAGAACCGTCCCCAGGTCGATGTCACGATCGACCAATCCCGCTGCACGCTGGAGACGAGTATGAAGCGGGCCGTGCTGGCGCTTCAGCACGAAGTTCTTATCGGGCGGGATATCGTCTGTCTGGGGGATGATGACCTTGTCAGTGTGTCGTTGGCGTTTCTCCTTAAGCAGTTGTTTCGGGACAATCCGCATAAATCCAATACCCGCATTCATGTGTTCGAGATTGACAAACGCATCATCAGCTACGTGAACTATGTTGCGGAATCCGAAAATTTACCGATTGTCTGCTATGAAACGGATTTTCGCGAACAGCTCCCGTCTGAATTTTTGCACCGTTTTGATTGCGTTTTCACGGATCCTCCCTATACGCTCCAGGGCCTGTCTTTATTCGTATCGCGAGGCATCCAGTTGCTGAAGCCGGAAATCGGGCTGCCCATTTTTCTATCGTTCGCCCACAAATCGCCCGACTTTGCTTTGGAGATGCAGCGCGAATTTTCCCGGATGGGCTTGCTTGTCACGAGTGTGCTCCCGCGCTTCAACCAATATCTCGGGGCGGAAATTATAGGTAACACGAGCCAGATGATTGTGTTACAATCTACGGAAGAGACGAAGGAGAGCATTGCGCGTGATTACCGGGACGCCCTCTATACGGGAGAAGTAAGGCGCACCATTCGCGCCTATGAATGCAAACGGTGCAGCCTCGTGACCGAGGTTGGCTTTCAAATGCAATGGCAAACGATTGAACAGCTGAAAAAGAAGGGCTGCCCGAGCTGTCATCATGACTCCTTCGAGCTTATTCAAAAAAAGAACGCATAA
- a CDS encoding GNAT family N-acetyltransferase, giving the protein MPIRQIEPDDIAVIAQFETDISVISFGDEAITDPSFHIRKLEKALHYEKKGMFVLEVDGNVAGWMWITPRENSVTKQMYANFKSFYIAEPYRGTAYVDELFDAGMTYCKRAGTERIIGKVHVSNLPMRLLYKKYGFKPTHLTMEWFSGEADD; this is encoded by the coding sequence ATGCCGATTAGACAGATCGAGCCGGATGATATTGCGGTTATCGCTCAATTTGAAACGGACATTTCCGTTATCTCATTCGGAGATGAAGCGATTACCGATCCTAGCTTTCATATCAGAAAGCTGGAAAAAGCGCTTCACTATGAAAAAAAAGGAATGTTTGTGCTGGAAGTTGACGGGAATGTCGCAGGCTGGATGTGGATTACGCCGCGGGAAAACTCGGTCACGAAACAGATGTACGCGAATTTCAAAAGCTTCTATATCGCTGAGCCCTACCGCGGCACCGCTTATGTGGATGAGCTCTTCGATGCGGGCATGACGTATTGCAAAAGGGCAGGAACCGAGCGCATCATCGGCAAGGTGCATGTAAGCAATTTGCCGATGAGGCTGCTGTACAAGAAGTACGGCTTCAAGCCGACGCATCTGACGATGGAGTGGTTCTCCGGTGAAGCAGATGATTAA
- a CDS encoding HAD-IIIC family phosphatase, whose protein sequence is MIKCIVWDLDDTLWEGTLREDEAAIKLLPEMASVLDTLDRRGILHSIASRNGWEQVKDKLEQLGIAHYFLSPQCHFDSKAASIERIAQELNIGLDAMAFIDNDPFERFEVNFYVPEVRTYDAGNYRELPGYPEFQAGQLTEEAANRRQYMQARYMREEARKAHTGSREQFLKECGMKLRIRLAREEDYPRVVELSRRTNQMNSLLERIDFPFVESYCARDNHYLYVARLEDRFGAHGLIGTCFASAAADGIDINLFCISCRIEGRGIASAFLYTVLEQLEQQQPQAATARCRLVSKQRNLPARLLLEMLGFKKTTTEDEQSVYMLQLPLPRKAFDWLEIGE, encoded by the coding sequence ATGATTAAATGTATCGTATGGGATTTGGACGATACGCTGTGGGAAGGAACGCTGAGGGAAGACGAGGCCGCTATCAAGCTGCTGCCGGAGATGGCAAGCGTCCTTGATACGCTCGATCGGCGCGGGATTCTCCACAGCATCGCCAGCCGCAACGGTTGGGAGCAGGTGAAGGACAAGCTGGAGCAGTTGGGCATCGCCCATTATTTCTTGTCCCCCCAATGCCATTTCGATTCAAAGGCAGCGAGCATCGAGCGGATTGCCCAGGAACTGAACATCGGCTTGGATGCCATGGCCTTTATCGATAATGATCCGTTCGAGCGCTTCGAAGTGAATTTCTATGTGCCGGAGGTTCGGACTTATGATGCTGGGAATTATCGGGAGCTTCCCGGTTATCCTGAATTCCAGGCAGGCCAGTTGACCGAAGAAGCGGCCAACCGGCGGCAGTATATGCAGGCGCGCTACATGCGGGAGGAAGCTCGCAAAGCACATACAGGCAGCCGCGAGCAATTTTTGAAGGAATGCGGAATGAAGCTGCGGATCCGGCTGGCGAGGGAAGAGGATTACCCGCGGGTGGTTGAATTATCCCGCCGCACGAACCAGATGAACAGCTTGTTGGAACGAATCGATTTTCCTTTCGTCGAATCGTACTGCGCCCGGGATAACCACTACTTATATGTGGCCCGGCTGGAGGACCGGTTCGGTGCGCACGGGCTGATCGGAACCTGCTTTGCAAGCGCCGCGGCCGACGGGATCGACATCAATCTGTTTTGCATTTCCTGCCGGATTGAAGGCCGGGGCATCGCCTCCGCCTTTTTGTACACCGTTCTGGAACAGCTGGAACAACAACAACCGCAGGCGGCCACGGCGCGCTGCCGGTTAGTCAGCAAGCAGCGGAATTTGCCGGCGAGGCTGTTGTTGGAGATGCTGGGCTTCAAGAAAACGACTACGGAGGACGAGCAATCCGTCTATATGCTGCAGCTGCCGCTCCCGCGGAAGGCATTCGATTGGCTCGAGATAGGAGAATAA
- a CDS encoding acyl carrier protein: protein MNRDAIEQEIAGLLQNMLKLPYVDADTVLIGETGILDSMTVMRLLAEIERRFDFTLDEDDLTLDSISSVKRLAEWVIQSKQAGH from the coding sequence ATGAACCGCGATGCGATCGAACAGGAAATTGCCGGACTACTTCAAAATATGCTCAAACTGCCTTACGTCGATGCGGACACCGTCTTAATTGGCGAGACCGGAATCCTGGACTCTATGACGGTAATGAGACTGCTTGCGGAAATAGAGAGGCGGTTTGATTTTACGCTGGATGAAGACGATCTGACGCTGGATTCCATAAGCAGCGTCAAGCGTCTGGCGGAGTGGGTCATTCAGAGCAAACAGGCAGGTCATTAA
- a CDS encoding N,N-dimethylformamidase beta subunit family domain-containing protein has product MKPNEQGTASETDSKTQDAVNVVGYADRFSVQPGQALNFMIDTASSSYTASVVRICGGMPDPDHSPYLPTEPVPADCAGEYPGRRKTTAIGSYAELPLPEEWMQAGEFSLQMWVYPTLPQYEKAQTIWSAKSPDGSTGADVTLDQDGHVTFSLIGRCGHSVAVRSEAPLHGHEWHFVAVQYSVSREAALLFVSQQVGWRPDDGTQVSTAAAKLDYSQTVISSVLLAADSDSAAPGGVSRHYNGKIGNPRLFQHYFTEAQLYDLARGTQTEPDVARLIADYDFSDGISTTRLSDRSAGGHHGILRQGGTRAVTSHNWTGEQTDYRLAPEQYAAIHFHDNDIEDAGWEADITWRLPEDLRSGIYALKLEAEGSIDYIPFFVRPTQGTATAPVLFLAPTNTYLAYGNERLFKYAKEYLGEDYVLPVQDVYLDEHPEMGSSIYDLHNDGSGVQYSSRLRPLLNIRPHYRNWRAVRHFSADLYITGWLERRGQSHDIATDEDLHHEGAGLLSRYKVVITGSHPEYWTRPMMKALEQYLAEGGRLMYLGGNGFYWVTSLDPERPHLLEVRRGNAGSRSSDSPPGELFHSTTGEPGGIWRHFGYVPQRLVGVGVTALGGGSACGYRRLEDSFHPAAQFIFEGIGDDEIIGDFGYAAGGAAGDEIDRYDLTFGTPPHTLWLATSTGFDNHYQFVHEDQLNTAPGQGGCDNSLVRADMTYFDIHGGGAVFSVGSINWAGSLAWNDYDNNVARISDNVLKRLLTECDSSAALSAGAGAMET; this is encoded by the coding sequence ATGAAGCCGAATGAACAGGGAACAGCCAGCGAGACTGATTCGAAGACACAAGATGCCGTCAACGTGGTCGGGTACGCGGATCGATTTAGCGTCCAGCCCGGACAAGCACTGAATTTTATGATCGACACGGCGAGTTCGAGTTATACCGCCAGTGTGGTGCGGATATGCGGCGGGATGCCGGATCCGGATCATTCGCCCTATTTGCCGACGGAACCGGTACCGGCGGATTGCGCCGGCGAATACCCGGGACGGCGGAAGACGACCGCGATCGGCTCCTATGCCGAGCTGCCGCTGCCGGAAGAATGGATGCAAGCCGGGGAATTCTCGCTTCAGATGTGGGTGTACCCGACGCTTCCGCAATATGAGAAGGCGCAGACGATCTGGTCTGCCAAATCTCCCGACGGTTCAACCGGGGCGGATGTGACGCTGGACCAGGACGGACATGTAACGTTTTCCTTGATCGGCCGCTGTGGGCATTCCGTTGCCGTTCGCTCCGAGGCGCCGCTGCACGGTCATGAGTGGCACTTCGTAGCCGTTCAATATTCAGTCAGTCGCGAAGCGGCACTGCTCTTCGTGAGTCAGCAGGTCGGCTGGAGGCCCGATGACGGAACGCAAGTCAGCACGGCGGCTGCGAAGCTGGATTACAGTCAGACGGTCATCTCCAGCGTGCTGCTGGCTGCGGATTCGGACTCCGCGGCGCCGGGCGGCGTGTCCCGCCACTATAACGGGAAAATCGGAAATCCTCGCTTGTTCCAACATTATTTTACGGAAGCCCAACTGTATGACTTGGCGCGCGGCACGCAGACGGAGCCCGATGTCGCGCGTCTCATTGCGGATTATGACTTCAGCGACGGCATTTCAACGACCCGTCTCTCCGATCGCTCGGCTGGAGGGCATCATGGGATTTTGCGCCAAGGGGGAACCCGCGCCGTTACAAGTCACAATTGGACCGGGGAGCAGACAGACTACCGGCTCGCGCCGGAGCAATACGCTGCCATTCATTTTCATGACAACGACATCGAGGATGCCGGCTGGGAAGCCGACATCACGTGGCGGCTCCCGGAGGATCTGCGAAGCGGCATCTATGCGCTGAAGCTGGAGGCTGAAGGCAGCATCGATTACATTCCGTTTTTTGTGCGGCCGACGCAGGGGACGGCAACCGCTCCCGTCCTGTTCCTGGCGCCCACCAATACGTATCTGGCATATGGGAACGAGCGGCTGTTCAAGTACGCCAAAGAATATTTGGGCGAGGACTATGTTCTTCCTGTACAGGATGTTTATTTGGACGAGCATCCGGAAATGGGCAGTTCCATATATGACCTGCACAACGACGGCAGCGGCGTCCAATATTCTTCCCGGCTGCGGCCGCTCCTGAATATCCGGCCTCATTACCGGAACTGGCGGGCTGTGCGCCATTTCTCCGCAGATCTGTACATTACCGGCTGGCTGGAGCGGCGGGGCCAGAGCCATGATATCGCGACGGACGAAGATCTGCACCATGAAGGCGCCGGCTTGCTGAGCCGTTACAAGGTGGTCATAACCGGCAGCCATCCCGAATATTGGACGCGTCCGATGATGAAAGCGCTGGAGCAGTATTTGGCGGAGGGCGGCCGCTTAATGTATTTGGGAGGCAACGGATTTTATTGGGTGACGAGTCTGGATCCGGAGCGGCCGCATCTATTGGAAGTGCGGCGCGGCAATGCGGGCTCGCGCTCCTCGGATTCTCCGCCGGGCGAACTCTTTCATAGCACGACTGGAGAGCCTGGAGGCATATGGCGTCATTTCGGTTATGTGCCGCAGCGGCTTGTCGGGGTAGGCGTTACCGCTCTGGGCGGCGGCTCGGCATGTGGTTACCGCCGATTGGAAGACAGCTTCCATCCGGCGGCGCAGTTTATTTTTGAAGGCATCGGCGATGACGAGATCATTGGCGACTTCGGATATGCGGCCGGCGGCGCCGCCGGCGATGAGATCGATCGCTACGATCTCACATTCGGCACGCCTCCGCATACGCTGTGGCTGGCCACGTCAACCGGATTCGACAACCATTACCAATTCGTTCATGAAGATCAATTAAATACGGCACCGGGTCAAGGGGGATGCGATAACTCGCTTGTACGGGCGGACATGACCTATTTCGATATTCACGGCGGGGGCGCGGTCTTCTCGGTCGGATCGATCAACTGGGCCGGGAGTCTTGCTTGGAACGACTATGACAACAATGTCGCCCGCATTAGCGACAACGTTCTGAAGCGATTGTTGACGGAGTGCGACAGCTCTGCTGCCTTATCGGCCGGAGCGGGTGCAATGGAGACTTGA
- a CDS encoding alkaline phosphatase, with amino-acid sequence MKRKLAAIVLGTVLVFFQFGFPANSAAASAAKAKNVIFMVPDGFSPAYAASYRLYKGDLSVMDPLLVGMVRTYSANSALTDSAAAATAMATGYKTNNGMIGTTPDGTPRRTLLEAAREQGKSTGLVATANITDATPAAFSSHIASRDEESEIAPQQLANADVLLGGGKAFFLPESMGGKQKSRNLLEEARRSGYTIVEDRTQLQAAKGSKLLGLFAGGDMAPELDRKHTNEPSLKEMTGKAIDVLRQNKAGFFLLVEGSQIDSAGHYNDAAWAMKDTQAFEEAVALAVDFAKKDGNTLVVIVGDHDTGGMSVGGYGQTDAKLEVLHHVKASGLYMADKLKADRSNITEVLTTYAGIDPTAAEAANIKNAKDAVHAINAVISEHALIAWTTYLHTGVDVQIYAFGPGADLFRGLHDNTDLPHLVAQVLHIDFKR; translated from the coding sequence ATGAAACGTAAACTTGCCGCGATCGTCTTGGGAACTGTGCTTGTCTTTTTTCAGTTTGGTTTTCCGGCCAATTCGGCAGCCGCCTCAGCGGCGAAGGCGAAAAACGTTATTTTTATGGTTCCGGACGGCTTCTCACCCGCCTATGCCGCCAGCTACCGCTTGTATAAAGGCGACTTATCCGTGATGGACCCGCTGCTTGTAGGCATGGTGAGGACGTATTCGGCCAATTCCGCGTTAACCGATTCCGCCGCTGCCGCGACGGCGATGGCAACGGGTTACAAGACGAACAATGGAATGATCGGGACGACTCCGGACGGAACACCGCGCCGGACGCTTCTCGAGGCGGCGCGGGAACAAGGCAAGTCAACTGGTCTGGTCGCGACGGCGAACATTACTGATGCGACGCCGGCTGCTTTTTCATCGCATATCGCCTCCCGTGACGAAGAAAGCGAGATTGCCCCGCAGCAGTTGGCAAATGCCGATGTTCTGTTGGGAGGAGGCAAGGCCTTCTTCCTTCCCGAATCGATGGGCGGCAAGCAAAAGTCACGCAATTTGTTGGAGGAAGCAAGGCGCAGCGGTTACACTATCGTGGAGGACCGCACCCAACTGCAAGCCGCAAAAGGCAGCAAGCTGCTCGGGTTGTTCGCGGGCGGGGACATGGCACCCGAGCTGGATCGGAAGCATACGAATGAACCCAGCTTGAAGGAAATGACCGGGAAAGCGATCGACGTTCTCCGCCAAAACAAAGCCGGCTTTTTCCTGCTAGTGGAAGGGAGCCAGATCGATTCGGCCGGGCACTACAATGACGCCGCTTGGGCGATGAAAGACACCCAGGCGTTCGAAGAGGCGGTCGCGCTGGCGGTCGACTTCGCCAAAAAGGACGGCAACACATTAGTCGTCATCGTTGGCGATCACGACACGGGCGGAATGTCGGTGGGCGGATACGGCCAAACCGATGCCAAGCTTGAGGTGCTGCACCATGTCAAGGCATCCGGGCTCTATATGGCAGACAAGCTGAAGGCGGATAGAAGCAATATCACAGAAGTGCTTACAACGTATGCCGGCATCGATCCGACCGCTGCGGAAGCAGCCAACATCAAGAACGCCAAAGATGCGGTGCATGCCATTAACGCCGTGATTAGCGAACATGCGCTCATTGCCTGGACAACCTATTTGCACACCGGCGTGGACGTCCAAATCTATGCATTCGGTCCGGGAGCGGATTTATTCCGGGGCTTGCACGACAATACGGATTTGCCGCATCTCGTCGCGCAAGTGCTGCACATCGATTTTAAGCGGTAA
- the hmpA gene encoding NO-inducible flavohemoprotein produces the protein MLKPRTIEIVKATVPVLEAHGQQITKRFYELMFSNHPELLNIFNHANQRQGRQSQALASAIYAAAANIDRLENIMPVVKQIGHKHRALHIQPEHYPIVGKHLLLAIKDVLGDAATDDILEAWAEAYGVIADIFIQVERDMYRAAAETEGGWEDFRSFRVVRKVPESDVITSFYLQPEDGGAISSYVPGQYITVRVKPEGSENTHLRHYSLSQAPGGDTYRISVKRESGDDHSPAGIVSCYLHDIVQEGDRLELTAPAGDFTLRTGSPSPVVLLSGGVGVTPMMSMLQALAKHEPERDVYFVHSARNRQVHAFRDEVRALAEANERVQSFVCYERPEAGDACDHQGFIDEAWLASALPADVWQRADTYFCGPVPFMKTVYRALPGLGVAPERIHYEFFGPAGVLEKD, from the coding sequence ATGCTGAAGCCGCGCACCATTGAGATTGTAAAAGCGACCGTACCCGTTCTGGAAGCGCATGGCCAACAGATTACGAAGCGATTCTATGAATTGATGTTCTCGAACCATCCGGAGCTGCTCAATATTTTCAATCACGCGAATCAGCGGCAGGGCCGCCAGTCGCAGGCGCTCGCCTCGGCCATTTATGCCGCGGCGGCGAATATCGACCGTCTGGAGAACATTATGCCGGTCGTGAAGCAGATCGGCCACAAGCACCGTGCTCTGCATATTCAGCCCGAGCATTACCCGATTGTTGGGAAGCATCTGCTGCTGGCCATCAAGGATGTGCTTGGGGATGCGGCGACCGATGACATTTTGGAAGCCTGGGCGGAAGCGTACGGCGTCATTGCGGATATTTTCATCCAGGTCGAACGCGATATGTACCGGGCAGCCGCGGAGACGGAAGGCGGCTGGGAAGACTTCCGCAGCTTCCGTGTCGTCCGCAAGGTGCCGGAATCGGATGTCATTACGTCGTTCTATCTTCAGCCGGAAGACGGCGGCGCCATCTCTTCTTATGTTCCGGGACAATATATTACGGTGCGGGTGAAGCCGGAGGGTTCGGAGAATACGCATCTGCGCCATTACAGCCTGTCCCAGGCTCCAGGGGGAGACACATACCGGATCAGCGTCAAGCGCGAGAGCGGCGATGACCATTCCCCCGCCGGCATCGTCTCCTGCTATCTGCATGACATTGTGCAGGAAGGCGATCGTCTAGAACTGACGGCGCCTGCCGGCGACTTCACGCTGCGTACAGGCAGCCCGTCTCCGGTCGTGCTCCTCAGCGGCGGCGTCGGTGTCACGCCGATGATGAGCATGCTGCAGGCGCTGGCGAAGCACGAGCCGGAACGGGACGTTTATTTCGTTCATTCCGCGCGGAATCGCCAGGTGCATGCGTTCCGCGACGAGGTTCGGGCCTTGGCGGAAGCGAATGAACGCGTCCAGAGCTTCGTCTGCTATGAGCGCCCCGAGGCGGGCGACGCTTGTGACCATCAAGGATTCATAGACGAGGCATGGCTGGCATCTGCCTTGCCGGCCGATGTATGGCAGCGGGCGGATACGTACTTCTGCGGACCGGTGCCGTTCATGAAGACCGTCTATCGGGCTCTTCCCGGGCTTGGCGTTGCACCCGAGCGGATTCATTACGAGTTTTTCGGGCCGGCCGGCGTATTGGAGAAGGATTAA
- a CDS encoding YitT family protein yields MRKNEQLRHIVWMLLGSMLLAFSYYHINFQNHLAEGGFVGLALIGKYTFDWSPALTVLMLDIPVFIAAWFFKGRRFIMNTAMAAGVFSLTYELCERYSPWVMNFGSNMVLAAVVSGVLTGFAAGIVLRHGGATGGDDIVALFISRWTKLSVGTVFIIIDIVVLLVSLFYLPLWDTLYTILAVSIGGKVITWTVQAGVPRSAVPVRSQTAVHHQHG; encoded by the coding sequence ATGAGGAAAAACGAACAATTACGTCATATTGTATGGATGTTGTTAGGCTCAATGCTGTTGGCTTTCAGTTATTATCACATTAATTTTCAGAATCACCTGGCTGAAGGCGGATTTGTCGGTCTCGCGCTGATCGGAAAATATACGTTCGACTGGTCACCGGCGCTGACCGTTCTGATGCTCGATATCCCGGTATTCATTGCCGCTTGGTTCTTCAAGGGGCGAAGGTTCATCATGAATACCGCGATGGCGGCGGGAGTATTCTCCCTTACCTATGAGCTCTGTGAGCGCTACTCGCCGTGGGTAATGAATTTCGGCAGCAATATGGTGCTGGCCGCCGTCGTATCCGGAGTGCTGACCGGCTTCGCCGCAGGAATCGTGCTCCGCCATGGAGGCGCGACGGGCGGCGACGATATCGTAGCCTTATTTATCAGCCGCTGGACGAAGTTAAGCGTCGGCACGGTGTTTATCATTATCGACATTGTGGTGCTGCTGGTCTCCTTGTTCTATTTGCCGCTGTGGGATACGCTGTATACCATTCTCGCGGTAAGCATTGGAGGCAAGGTCATTACTTGGACCGTACAGGCAGGCGTGCCGCGGAGTGCCGTACCGGTGCGTTCGCAGACGGCCGTTCACCACCAGCATGGTTAA
- a CDS encoding GAF domain-containing protein, whose protein sequence is MEGLMKSMLDKLPPWAYQVFAVVIAAGMIFYFVKTLYINKKLSDMIADVMRRDDRMQDIQLRMDELRGGQIMHEHTAQQTLSALRDVKPFMDALNDIRAIADPYAVLTEASFLLQRMLDILAVDMKLKAGGHHRCGIWLHADQMLTLRFASAGFPKHYVGERQLHVDRSVAGRSFRKQAIVQIADVTKDEDWERNTDSKSPYQAVMCLPLGTYGVLTIDGLEPFHDSGRAIGEIYASLSTGIIAEYIAAYRRWSQTDHGSTSFGTYGVM, encoded by the coding sequence ATGGAAGGGTTAATGAAGTCAATGCTCGATAAGCTGCCTCCGTGGGCGTATCAAGTCTTCGCGGTCGTTATTGCCGCGGGCATGATTTTTTATTTCGTGAAGACGCTCTACATCAATAAAAAGCTTAGCGATATGATCGCCGACGTCATGCGCCGTGACGATCGGATGCAAGATATTCAGCTGCGGATGGATGAACTGCGGGGCGGCCAGATAATGCACGAACATACGGCCCAGCAGACGCTGTCGGCGCTGCGCGATGTGAAGCCGTTCATGGATGCCCTGAACGATATCCGGGCGATTGCGGATCCGTATGCCGTCCTGACCGAGGCGTCCTTCTTGCTGCAGCGGATGCTGGATATACTGGCCGTCGACATGAAGCTCAAGGCGGGGGGACATCATCGCTGCGGAATCTGGCTCCATGCGGATCAGATGTTGACACTGCGCTTCGCCTCCGCGGGGTTCCCGAAGCATTATGTTGGCGAGCGCCAACTGCATGTCGATCGCTCGGTAGCCGGGCGATCCTTCCGGAAGCAGGCGATCGTGCAGATTGCGGATGTGACGAAGGATGAGGATTGGGAGCGGAATACGGACTCCAAGAGCCCGTACCAGGCAGTGATGTGCTTGCCGCTTGGCACTTACGGGGTGCTCACCATCGACGGGTTGGAGCCGTTCCATGACTCCGGCCGGGCTATCGGTGAAATCTATGCGTCGCTCTCGACCGGTATCATTGCGGAATATATCGCCGCCTACCGGAGATGGTCGCAGACCGATCACGGGAGCACCAGCTTCGGGACCTACGGAGTTATGTAA
- a CDS encoding DUF2905 domain-containing protein, with amino-acid sequence MPSMPKLLIGAGIVLIVVGVLWAVLGRWIPFGRLPGDIVVKNGGSTFYFPIVTCIIISIVGSLLLALFRK; translated from the coding sequence ATGCCTTCCATGCCGAAGCTGCTGATCGGGGCAGGGATTGTCCTTATCGTTGTCGGAGTATTATGGGCCGTGTTGGGCCGCTGGATTCCATTCGGCCGCCTGCCGGGCGACATCGTTGTCAAAAACGGCGGCTCGACTTTTTACTTTCCCATCGTCACCTGCATCATAATCAGTATAGTCGGGTCGTTGCTGCTAGCGCTATTTCGGAAATAA
- a CDS encoding hydrogenase maturation factor: MEQFTINLNQIGGAYQQGDWEHIDAIYKRARARITQGSPVVLYRDTANGSSITVRVYEQLSELEEWIQHMEEEYGLTEPYLL; encoded by the coding sequence ATGGAGCAATTCACGATCAATCTCAACCAAATTGGTGGCGCTTATCAACAGGGCGATTGGGAGCATATCGACGCCATTTACAAGCGGGCTCGAGCGCGAATTACCCAGGGCAGTCCTGTTGTCCTCTATCGGGATACGGCGAATGGTTCGTCTATTACCGTCCGTGTCTATGAGCAATTAAGCGAGCTGGAGGAATGGATACAGCATATGGAAGAAGAGTACGGTCTGACAGAACCCTATCTGTTATAA
- a CDS encoding YjcZ family sporulation protein: protein MHGLWTSTGVILVLFILLVIVSRGMIW from the coding sequence ATGCACGGCCTCTGGACTTCGACAGGTGTCATCCTGGTTCTCTTTATTCTGCTGGTTATCGTATCCCGCGGAATGATATGGTAA
- a CDS encoding L,D-transpeptidase, giving the protein MPSYRIIVDLSDRMLYLLDGNRVVRSYPVGIGKMVTRTPTGEFTIINKQYNPGGPFGALWMGLSKPHYGIHGTNDPSSIGRLVSHGCIRMYNADVLELSSYVPVNTRVTIRP; this is encoded by the coding sequence TTGCCGTCCTACCGCATCATCGTCGATTTGTCGGATCGCATGCTGTACTTGCTGGACGGAAACCGGGTCGTGCGCAGCTACCCCGTCGGAATCGGCAAGATGGTCACCAGGACGCCGACGGGAGAATTCACGATCATCAACAAGCAGTATAATCCCGGCGGCCCGTTCGGGGCATTATGGATGGGCCTGTCCAAGCCGCATTACGGCATACACGGAACAAACGATCCGTCTTCTATCGGCAGATTAGTGTCCCACGGGTGCATCCGGATGTATAATGCCGATGTCCTCGAGTTATCTTCCTATGTTCCCGTCAATACCCGCGTCACGATACGGCCGTGA